A single region of the Nitrospira sp. genome encodes:
- the trmL gene encoding tRNA (uridine(34)/cytosine(34)/5-carboxymethylaminomethyluridine(34)-2'-O)-methyltransferase TrmL translates to MFDVILYQPEIPPNTGNIIRLCANTGARLHLVKPLGFTLEDKQLLRAGLDYHEFATLTVHETWEICLERFADRRLFAVSTKGRQRYDLVRYAEGDVFVFGPESRGLPAEILGSVCDQQRIRVPMVSGSRSLNLSNSVAVVLYEAWRQVEFGHGV, encoded by the coding sequence ATGTTTGATGTCATCTTGTACCAACCGGAAATTCCTCCGAACACCGGCAACATCATCAGGCTCTGTGCCAATACCGGGGCTCGATTGCATCTCGTGAAGCCGCTGGGCTTTACGCTGGAAGACAAGCAACTCTTGCGGGCGGGGCTCGACTACCACGAATTCGCCACGCTCACGGTGCATGAAACCTGGGAGATCTGTCTCGAACGCTTCGCTGACCGGAGGCTGTTCGCCGTCTCCACCAAGGGCAGGCAGCGATACGATCTCGTGCGCTACGCTGAGGGGGATGTGTTTGTGTTCGGTCCGGAAAGCCGTGGCCTGCCGGCCGAGATTCTCGGGAGCGTCTGCGATCAGCAACGTATTCGCGTGCCGATGGTGTCCGGTAGCCGTAGCTTGAACTTGTCTAATTCGGTGGCGGTGGTGCTTTACGAAGCCTGGCGGCAGGTGGAATTCGGGCACGGTGTCTAA
- a CDS encoding sigma-54-dependent Fis family transcriptional regulator, giving the protein MSTELIRSLIIDDEEFVRLVVEQALREEGCDTRTASGGQEGLDLLRTGDFDCVITDLRMPGVDGRAVLRWVKDHQPDVDVIVLTGHGDVKDAVAAIKDGAWDFLIKDTPFDGTAVKAALAKLRTVRDLRRENLAARHGGYRQEAVMKGTSPAWQRLETQIAQVAPSQAPVLIQGETGAGKEVVARLLHAQSRRSAGPCIAINCGAVSRELLESELFGYEKGAFTGATTAKPGLIAAAEGGSLFLDEVGEMPGPMQVSLLRFLDRNEYRPVGSTRTHRADVRIICATNRDLQELVFQGRFRDDLLYRINTVTLHVPPLRERPEDIPALVGHILHNLRLPGTSARTATPEGLAHLTSYRWPGNVRELRNVIERLVLMSPHTGPITREEIVQVLPRSSSVVASEDYTQLPLEEIERLHIERVLQACGGNKTKAAHTLQIDYKTLLTKLKKYDSGH; this is encoded by the coding sequence ATGAGCACAGAACTCATCCGCAGCCTCATCATCGATGACGAAGAATTCGTCCGATTGGTTGTCGAACAGGCCCTCCGCGAAGAAGGATGCGACACCCGGACAGCCAGTGGCGGGCAGGAAGGCCTCGATCTGCTTCGCACCGGCGACTTCGACTGCGTCATCACCGATCTGCGAATGCCCGGCGTCGACGGGCGCGCCGTGTTGCGCTGGGTGAAGGACCATCAACCGGACGTCGATGTGATCGTCTTGACGGGTCATGGTGACGTGAAAGACGCGGTGGCAGCCATCAAGGACGGAGCCTGGGATTTCCTGATCAAGGACACGCCCTTCGACGGCACGGCCGTCAAGGCGGCTCTGGCGAAACTGCGCACGGTGCGCGACCTTCGCCGTGAAAACCTGGCGGCGCGGCACGGCGGCTATCGCCAAGAGGCCGTGATGAAGGGAACCAGTCCGGCCTGGCAGCGGCTGGAGACGCAGATCGCTCAGGTGGCGCCGTCGCAAGCACCGGTTCTCATCCAAGGCGAAACCGGGGCAGGAAAGGAAGTGGTCGCGCGCCTCCTGCACGCACAGAGCCGCCGGTCGGCCGGCCCCTGCATCGCCATCAATTGCGGCGCCGTGAGTCGCGAGTTACTGGAGAGTGAATTATTCGGTTACGAGAAGGGCGCCTTTACGGGCGCCACGACGGCGAAACCAGGCCTCATCGCCGCAGCCGAAGGCGGGTCGCTGTTCCTGGATGAAGTGGGAGAAATGCCGGGCCCCATGCAGGTCAGTCTGCTGCGCTTTCTCGACCGGAACGAGTACCGTCCCGTGGGAAGCACGCGGACGCATCGGGCCGATGTCCGCATCATCTGCGCGACAAACCGGGACCTGCAGGAACTGGTCTTCCAGGGCAGGTTTCGCGATGACCTGCTGTATCGCATCAATACGGTCACCCTGCACGTGCCACCGCTCCGGGAACGACCGGAGGATATTCCCGCACTGGTCGGCCATATTCTGCACAACCTTCGCCTCCCCGGAACGTCGGCCAGAACCGCGACGCCTGAAGGCCTGGCCCACCTGACCTCATACCGATGGCCAGGCAATGTGCGCGAACTGCGCAATGTCATCGAGCGCCTCGTGCTGATGAGCCCACATACCGGCCCCATCACTCGCGAAGAGATTGTGCAGGTACTTCCCCGCTCATCTTCTGTTGTCGCTTCGGAAGATTACACACAATTGCCGCTCGAGGAGATCGAACGTCTGCACATTGAGCGCGTCCTCCAAGCCTGCGGCGGGAACAAGACCAAGGCGGCTCACACACTGCAGATCGATTACAAGACCTTGTTGACCAAGCTGAAGAAATACGATTCCGGTCACTGA
- a CDS encoding RNA-binding transcriptional accessory protein: protein MTASTTPTISAEAQQRIVNLLAQEIGVTSPQVSAAVTLLDGGATVPFIARYRKEATNNLDDTHLRTLEERLLYLRELEERRQTILASIEEQGKLTDELRRAIEQAATKQAVEDIYLPFKPKRRTKAQIAREAGLEPLADALLADPTLDPEQEAVKYVRVVAAAEGVEAVNVPDAKAALEGARDILVERFAETADLLAALRAKLWNEGIVTSTVLPGKETAEEEKFRDYYAYSETIRTIPSHRALAMFRGRTLGVLKLDLGLGETLDAQVPHPCAALIAAHFGIENRGRRADKWLNDVCYWAWRVKVHLHLSTELLLQVREAAEAEAIKIFGRNLHELLLAAPAGPKAVLGLDPGIRTGCKVAVVDATGKLLETTTIYPHQPRNDWQGALATLVDLVIRHGVELMSIGNGTASRETDKLAVEVIKLVAERKPEQKVAKIVVSEAGASVYSASAFAAAEFPTLDVSLRGAVSIARRLQDPLAELVKIDPKSIGVGQYQHDVNQRALARSLDATVEDCVNAVGVDVNTASAPLLARVSGLNRVLAQNIVEYRDAHGPFPNRMMIRKVPRLGEKTFEQAAGFLRVNNGDNPLDRSAVHPEAYPVVERMLAHLNKGMAEVMGKPAVLKELSPADFTNETFGLPTVRDILAELEKPGRDPRPEFKTATFREGVESLADLQPGMVLEGVVTNVAAFGAFVDIGVHQDGLVHVSALANKFVKDPHEVVKPGQIVKVKVLSVDVARQRISLTMRMDDGAEVAGQPAMRAGAARQTGDRRPGDASRPASREPQPTSAFALAMARAQQKK from the coding sequence ATGACTGCCTCCACGACGCCGACCATTTCAGCCGAAGCCCAGCAACGTATCGTCAATCTGCTCGCACAAGAAATCGGCGTCACCTCACCGCAAGTATCGGCCGCGGTGACGCTGCTCGACGGCGGAGCGACGGTGCCCTTCATTGCGCGGTATCGCAAGGAGGCCACCAATAATCTGGACGACACGCATCTGCGTACATTGGAAGAACGGCTTCTGTATCTGCGTGAGCTGGAAGAGCGGCGGCAGACGATTCTGGCCTCGATCGAGGAACAGGGCAAACTGACGGATGAACTGCGTCGCGCAATCGAACAGGCAGCGACGAAACAGGCGGTGGAGGATATTTATCTGCCGTTCAAGCCTAAACGCCGCACCAAGGCGCAGATTGCGCGCGAGGCTGGACTGGAGCCGCTGGCCGACGCGCTGTTGGCCGATCCGACACTCGACCCCGAACAGGAGGCCGTCAAATATGTGAGGGTGGTGGCCGCGGCGGAAGGTGTCGAGGCCGTCAATGTACCCGATGCAAAGGCGGCCTTAGAAGGTGCCCGCGATATCCTGGTCGAGCGTTTTGCCGAAACTGCCGATTTGCTCGCCGCACTGCGCGCCAAATTGTGGAACGAAGGAATCGTCACGTCAACGGTCCTCCCCGGGAAAGAAACGGCGGAAGAAGAGAAGTTTCGCGACTATTATGCTTATTCGGAAACGATTCGCACGATTCCCTCGCATCGCGCCCTGGCGATGTTCCGTGGCCGTACGCTAGGTGTGCTGAAATTGGACCTTGGTCTGGGGGAGACGCTTGATGCTCAGGTGCCGCATCCCTGCGCCGCGCTCATTGCCGCTCACTTCGGTATTGAAAACCGCGGACGGCGCGCCGACAAATGGCTCAACGATGTCTGTTACTGGGCCTGGCGAGTGAAGGTGCATCTGCATCTGAGCACCGAGTTGCTGCTGCAGGTGCGCGAGGCGGCCGAAGCGGAGGCGATCAAGATTTTCGGTCGCAATCTTCATGAACTTCTGCTTGCCGCACCGGCCGGTCCGAAAGCGGTGCTGGGCCTCGACCCGGGTATTCGCACCGGCTGCAAAGTGGCCGTGGTAGACGCCACAGGCAAACTCCTCGAGACCACCACGATCTATCCGCACCAACCTCGCAATGACTGGCAGGGAGCGCTTGCCACCCTCGTAGACCTGGTCATCCGGCATGGAGTGGAATTGATGTCGATCGGTAATGGCACAGCGAGTCGTGAGACGGACAAGCTGGCCGTGGAAGTCATCAAATTGGTGGCCGAACGGAAGCCTGAACAGAAAGTGGCAAAAATCGTCGTGAGCGAAGCGGGAGCTTCTGTTTACTCAGCCTCGGCATTCGCGGCCGCGGAGTTTCCGACCCTGGATGTCAGTTTGCGCGGTGCTGTGTCGATTGCGCGCCGATTGCAGGATCCGCTGGCCGAGTTGGTCAAGATCGACCCTAAATCCATCGGGGTAGGACAGTATCAACATGACGTGAACCAGCGGGCGCTGGCGCGATCGCTTGACGCGACCGTCGAAGATTGTGTGAATGCGGTCGGGGTGGATGTGAACACCGCGTCGGCGCCGCTCCTGGCACGAGTGTCCGGATTGAATCGAGTGCTGGCGCAAAACATCGTGGAGTATCGAGATGCGCATGGCCCGTTCCCCAATCGCATGATGATTCGTAAGGTTCCGCGCTTGGGCGAGAAGACCTTCGAGCAGGCCGCCGGATTCTTGCGTGTCAATAACGGCGACAATCCATTGGACCGTTCCGCCGTCCATCCGGAAGCCTATCCGGTGGTCGAGCGTATGCTGGCACATTTGAATAAAGGAATGGCCGAAGTCATGGGGAAACCGGCTGTGTTGAAAGAGCTCTCACCGGCGGACTTTACCAACGAGACATTCGGCTTACCCACGGTGCGGGATATTCTTGCGGAATTGGAAAAGCCAGGCCGCGACCCTCGTCCGGAATTCAAGACAGCGACCTTCCGCGAAGGCGTGGAGTCGTTGGCCGACTTGCAGCCTGGAATGGTGCTCGAAGGCGTGGTGACCAATGTTGCGGCGTTCGGAGCCTTCGTCGATATCGGCGTGCACCAGGACGGCCTCGTGCATGTGTCGGCGTTGGCCAATAAGTTCGTGAAGGATCCGCATGAAGTCGTGAAGCCGGGGCAGATCGTCAAAGTGAAGGTGTTGTCCGTCGATGTGGCCCGACAGCGTATTTCGCTGACCATGCGCATGGATGATGGGGCTGAGGTTGCCGGACAACCTGCCATGCGTGCAGGAGCGGCGCGCCAGACAGGGGATCGCCGTCCTGGGGATGCCTCGCGGCCTGCTTCCCGTGAGCCTCAACCGACCAGCGCCTTTGCCTTGGCCATGGCCCGCGCCCAGCAGAAAAAATGA
- a CDS encoding HAMP domain-containing protein yields the protein MRWLHDRSIGQKFFLSFGVILSLLALSLTALLVYLSRINSYVDRHKRITVPAIVTAAEMQRSAYDMNLTLHLFLEQVTKTGAEDTLARLTMYTDGIRQSLQLYRSTHAARTHPILLGMLDQHQRLDLADQEDRAVAEIDHALQELNGLWSAALAQPQATTTPQSPTTRADALIANLTHNLDQLVAAHRDIDVEMKLEGDRLLQQARMIALGLVAVLGLVIGVIYVSVNRRIAKPLQRLSITADRVAHHDLTAQFESWPARDEVGILAASLSSMVTSLREQTAATARKTKELEAFTYSVAHDLKGPLREIEGFSSLLEKRFLEGGDAETRHHIDVIRRSSLRLTHMIDALLKYSRLEQQDLPRQRFNVLEMITTLITDRFSGVQGPKPKIQVALPFADLYGEPVSIRQAIANLLDNAAKFSRRTPVPTITIGGSRVDHERILWVQDNGIGFDPAQTDKIFGLFERLHSPQDYEGTGVGLAIVKLVMDKHDGRVWAESTPGTGSKFSLAFPERAEIVLERASTASHLSSA from the coding sequence ATGCGCTGGCTCCATGACCGCTCGATCGGACAGAAATTTTTCCTCTCTTTCGGAGTCATTCTCAGCCTCCTGGCGTTGAGCCTCACGGCGCTCCTGGTCTATCTCAGCCGCATCAACAGTTATGTCGACCGGCATAAGCGCATCACCGTGCCGGCCATCGTGACGGCGGCGGAGATGCAGCGCTCCGCCTATGACATGAACCTCACCCTTCACCTCTTTCTCGAACAGGTGACGAAGACCGGCGCGGAGGACACGCTCGCCCGCTTGACCATGTATACTGACGGGATCCGTCAGTCCCTTCAGCTCTACCGCTCCACCCATGCGGCACGGACCCATCCGATTCTCCTGGGCATGCTCGACCAACACCAGCGTCTGGATCTGGCAGACCAGGAAGACCGGGCCGTTGCGGAGATCGATCACGCCCTCCAAGAGTTGAACGGCCTGTGGAGCGCGGCTCTCGCGCAACCTCAGGCCACCACGACCCCCCAATCGCCGACCACCAGGGCCGATGCCCTCATTGCGAATCTCACGCACAACCTCGATCAGTTAGTCGCCGCCCATCGCGACATCGACGTCGAAATGAAACTCGAAGGAGATCGCTTGCTCCAACAAGCCCGGATGATCGCACTGGGGTTGGTCGCCGTCCTCGGGCTCGTCATCGGCGTAATCTACGTTTCGGTCAACCGCCGGATTGCAAAACCGCTCCAGCGTCTCTCAATCACCGCGGACCGGGTGGCCCATCATGACCTGACGGCGCAATTCGAATCCTGGCCCGCCCGTGACGAAGTCGGCATCTTGGCGGCCTCGCTGTCCTCGATGGTCACAAGCCTGCGTGAACAAACGGCCGCCACCGCTCGAAAAACGAAGGAGCTGGAAGCCTTTACCTATTCCGTGGCACACGACCTCAAAGGCCCGCTACGGGAGATCGAAGGCTTCTCCTCATTGCTCGAAAAACGATTCCTCGAAGGGGGCGATGCCGAAACCCGCCACCACATCGATGTCATCCGCCGTTCGTCGCTGCGCCTCACCCATATGATCGACGCGCTGCTCAAATATTCGCGCTTGGAGCAACAGGACCTGCCACGGCAACGGTTTAATGTGCTGGAGATGATCACGACGCTCATTACCGACCGCTTCAGCGGAGTGCAGGGGCCAAAGCCGAAAATTCAGGTCGCTCTCCCGTTCGCCGATCTGTATGGCGAGCCGGTCAGCATCCGTCAGGCGATCGCCAACCTGCTCGACAATGCCGCAAAATTTTCACGCCGGACACCGGTGCCGACGATTACCATCGGCGGCAGCAGGGTCGACCACGAACGGATTCTTTGGGTGCAGGACAACGGCATCGGCTTTGATCCTGCACAGACCGACAAGATCTTCGGCCTGTTCGAACGGCTGCACAGCCCGCAGGACTATGAGGGCACGGGCGTGGGGCTGGCGATCGTCAAGCTCGTGATGGACAAACATGATGGGCGCGTGTGGGCAGAATCCACACCGGGCACAGGCAGTAAATTTTCGCTGGCATTTCCCGAACGGGCCGAGATCGTACTGGAACGGGCATCAACCGCCTCCCACCTGTCGTCCGCCTGA
- a CDS encoding patatin-like phospholipase family protein, which produces MNEQLLAGLQPTGPKKILACDGGGILGLMTVEILAKLEGDLRAKLAKPDLVLADWFDFVCGTSTGAIIAASISAGMSMEQIRAFYVDSGEQMFDKAFVLKRLRYSYNDEPLAAKLRAELNRALGYPDGAPPATLGDAGLRTLLMMVLRNHSTDSPWPIWNHPEAKYNQRDRKDCNLNLPLWQLVRASTAAPTFFPPEVVTFAPGTPSEYQFVFVDGGVTTYNNPAFLAFQMATAAPYRLNWPTGTDKLLIVSVGTGCAANARLNLQADDLWLGDHVKNVPRALMNAACAGWDMACRMLGDCRFGAPLDREIGDMVLAPGTTPLNWTGAKQFTYVRYDPDVSPTGLKTLGVVNIQAEAVQAMDSVEHIRDIQRVGATYAKQSVSTDHLHPFLV; this is translated from the coding sequence ATGAATGAGCAATTGCTGGCAGGCCTGCAGCCTACCGGCCCCAAAAAAATCCTTGCCTGCGACGGCGGGGGAATCCTCGGACTAATGACGGTGGAAATTCTTGCCAAGCTGGAGGGAGACCTTCGCGCGAAACTCGCCAAACCAGATCTCGTCTTGGCTGACTGGTTCGACTTCGTCTGCGGGACCAGCACCGGCGCCATCATCGCCGCCAGCATTTCGGCCGGCATGTCCATGGAACAAATCCGTGCGTTTTACGTCGACAGCGGTGAGCAGATGTTCGACAAGGCATTCGTCTTAAAGCGGCTTCGTTATAGCTACAACGATGAGCCGTTGGCTGCAAAACTGCGCGCAGAACTCAACCGGGCGCTGGGGTATCCCGACGGCGCGCCCCCTGCCACGCTCGGCGATGCGGGCTTGCGAACTCTGCTCATGATGGTATTACGCAACCACAGCACCGATTCGCCCTGGCCGATCTGGAACCATCCTGAGGCCAAGTACAACCAGCGCGATCGGAAGGACTGCAATCTCAACTTGCCGCTCTGGCAGTTGGTGCGCGCCAGCACCGCAGCCCCCACATTCTTCCCGCCTGAGGTTGTCACGTTCGCCCCAGGCACGCCAAGCGAATACCAGTTCGTCTTCGTCGACGGCGGCGTGACCACGTACAACAACCCGGCATTCTTGGCTTTCCAGATGGCGACGGCAGCCCCATACCGACTCAATTGGCCCACGGGAACGGACAAGCTCTTAATAGTTTCCGTCGGAACCGGCTGTGCCGCCAACGCGCGCCTCAATCTGCAAGCAGATGACCTCTGGCTAGGTGATCACGTGAAGAATGTCCCGCGTGCCCTCATGAATGCGGCCTGCGCCGGCTGGGACATGGCCTGCCGCATGTTGGGTGATTGCCGTTTTGGCGCGCCGCTCGATCGCGAAATTGGAGACATGGTGCTAGCTCCCGGCACGACCCCTTTAAATTGGACCGGTGCGAAACAATTCACTTATGTTCGGTATGATCCGGACGTGAGCCCAACAGGCTTGAAAACCCTAGGGGTGGTGAATATTCAGGCCGAGGCCGTGCAGGCCATGGATTCGGTTGAACACATCCGAGACATCCAGCGTGTTGGGGCCACGTACGCCAAGCAGAGCGTGAGCACAGACCATCTGCATCCCTTCTTAGTCTGA
- a CDS encoding potassium transporter Kup — protein sequence MPKHLDNPPASASLTVAAMGVVYGDIGTSPLYALRECFHESHGLSVTPDNVLGILSLIVWSLVLVVTMKYLLFVMKADNDGEGGMLALMALSQRSHPVNLRKGLSLVVSLGLVGVAFLYSDGIITPAISVLSAVEGLTLATDVLTPYVLPVTVGLVALLFTIQRHGSGKLGSIFGPIMLVWFVALALLGLHSVIQTPAVLLAVNPLYAAGFLNHHAGIGFLVLGSVFLVLTGAEALYADMGHFGRRPIQVGWFAVALPALLLQYFGQGALLMRNPAALANPFYHLAPEWMLYPLIALATLATIIASQAMLSGAFSLTLQAVQLGYLPPLRITHTSAEQHGQIYFALLNCLMFVGTVGLILSFGSSTNLAAAYGIAVSGSMIITTLLMYRVTRHHLGWSAPPAVMAVGVFLFIDLAFFLANAQKIPHGGWFPLLLGAAIFTVMSTWARGRAIVAEHLRVQFPPLRQFVSDVLSKVECRTAGRAVFLSQQPDITPPALLQNVRHNKTLHEYVYVLTVRTEHVPFVPAGAPLEITPIQEQLFQVVARCGFMETPDIPRVLTQLATHGHALPVQDTTFFLSRITFLATPKPGMAIWREQLFVVLSRNTQRASSYFHLPSEQVVEIGLVLEI from the coding sequence ATGCCGAAACACCTGGACAATCCTCCGGCTTCCGCATCCCTTACCGTAGCCGCCATGGGGGTAGTCTACGGGGACATCGGCACCAGTCCTCTGTATGCTCTGCGCGAGTGTTTTCATGAATCACACGGCCTATCGGTCACGCCTGACAACGTGCTGGGTATCCTCTCCTTGATCGTCTGGTCGCTCGTGCTCGTCGTCACGATGAAGTATCTTCTGTTCGTGATGAAGGCCGACAATGACGGCGAAGGCGGCATGCTGGCACTCATGGCGCTCAGCCAGCGATCTCATCCAGTGAACCTCCGCAAAGGGCTGAGCCTGGTCGTCTCGCTGGGGTTAGTGGGCGTCGCCTTTCTGTACAGCGATGGCATCATCACACCGGCTATTTCCGTCCTCAGCGCCGTAGAGGGGCTCACACTGGCGACCGATGTGTTAACGCCATACGTCTTACCCGTCACGGTCGGACTGGTCGCGCTGCTCTTCACCATCCAACGCCATGGCTCCGGGAAATTGGGGAGTATTTTCGGTCCCATCATGCTGGTCTGGTTCGTCGCGCTGGCCCTACTGGGTCTGCACAGTGTAATCCAAACTCCCGCGGTGTTGCTCGCAGTCAATCCCCTGTATGCCGCCGGATTTCTGAATCACCATGCAGGCATCGGCTTCTTAGTACTGGGCAGTGTGTTTCTGGTTCTCACAGGGGCTGAGGCGCTCTACGCGGACATGGGCCATTTCGGACGTCGCCCGATACAAGTCGGCTGGTTCGCCGTGGCCCTGCCGGCTCTGCTGCTGCAGTACTTCGGCCAGGGCGCGCTCCTGATGCGGAACCCGGCGGCTCTCGCCAACCCCTTTTATCATCTGGCTCCGGAGTGGATGCTCTATCCGTTGATAGCGCTGGCGACCTTGGCCACCATCATCGCGTCTCAAGCCATGTTGTCCGGCGCCTTTTCATTAACCCTACAAGCGGTGCAACTCGGTTATCTTCCGCCGCTCCGGATTACGCACACCTCCGCGGAGCAGCATGGGCAAATCTATTTCGCCCTCCTGAACTGCCTGATGTTTGTCGGCACGGTCGGGCTGATTCTTTCCTTCGGCTCCTCCACCAACCTGGCTGCGGCCTATGGCATTGCAGTCTCAGGCTCTATGATCATTACAACCTTGCTCATGTACCGCGTGACCCGGCATCACTTGGGGTGGAGCGCGCCGCCGGCGGTCATGGCCGTGGGGGTATTCCTCTTCATCGACCTCGCGTTTTTTCTCGCGAACGCTCAAAAGATCCCGCATGGCGGATGGTTTCCATTGCTGCTCGGCGCGGCGATTTTCACCGTGATGAGCACCTGGGCACGAGGTCGTGCCATCGTCGCCGAACACCTCCGTGTGCAGTTTCCTCCGCTGCGCCAATTTGTCAGCGATGTTCTATCAAAGGTGGAATGCCGGACCGCAGGTCGCGCCGTGTTTCTCTCACAACAACCGGACATCACCCCGCCGGCCCTGCTACAGAATGTCCGGCACAACAAGACATTGCACGAGTACGTGTATGTGCTCACTGTGCGCACCGAACATGTCCCGTTTGTTCCGGCAGGGGCGCCGCTGGAGATCACGCCAATCCAAGAACAGCTATTTCAAGTGGTCGCCCGATGCGGCTTCATGGAAACGCCTGACATTCCGCGCGTCCTGACGCAGCTTGCCACGCATGGCCATGCGCTGCCGGTACAAGACACCACGTTCTTCCTCAGCCGGATTACGTTTTTAGCGACCCCGAAGCCGGGCATGGCGATCTGGCGGGAGCAACTGTTTGTGGTGCTGTCGCGCAATACCCAGCGCGCCAGTTCGTACTTCCATCTGCCGTCCGAACAGGTAGTTGAAATCGGGCTGGTGCTCGAGATTTGA
- a CDS encoding pyridoxamine 5'-phosphate oxidase family protein, with product MTGPGSSGERQAQARFGTSDRATAFYEHHVLAFLNQPMREFIARMEMMYIATADARGHCDCSFRAGAPGFVQVLDDKTLAYPEYRGNGVLASVGNILDNPHIGMIFLDYYQTTVGLHVNGTARVTDAQDIEALPNITPAMRDAAHNRGGRQPKAWIVVGVEEAYIHCSKHVPLLARRDKQIVWGTDDERLKGGNFFKVTP from the coding sequence ATGACAGGGCCTGGATCATCGGGCGAACGGCAGGCACAGGCACGATTCGGGACATCCGATCGCGCAACGGCGTTTTATGAACATCACGTCCTGGCGTTTCTCAATCAACCGATGCGGGAATTCATCGCCCGCATGGAGATGATGTATATCGCGACCGCGGACGCGCGGGGCCATTGCGATTGTTCCTTCCGTGCCGGCGCGCCGGGCTTTGTGCAGGTGTTGGATGACAAGACGTTGGCCTATCCGGAATACAGGGGAAATGGGGTGCTGGCCAGCGTGGGGAATATCCTGGACAATCCTCACATCGGCATGATCTTTCTGGACTACTACCAGACGACCGTCGGGCTCCACGTGAACGGAACCGCGCGCGTCACCGATGCACAAGACATCGAGGCTCTACCCAACATCACGCCTGCAATGAGAGACGCCGCTCACAACAGGGGCGGCCGACAGCCGAAGGCATGGATTGTCGTCGGGGTGGAAGAGGCGTACATCCACTGCTCCAAACATGTGCCCCTTCTCGCGAGACGCGACAAACAGATCGTCTGGGGCACCGACGACGAACGGCTCAAGGGCGGGAACTTCTTCAAGGTCACGCCCTAA
- a CDS encoding TIR domain-containing protein, whose product MEPVNLFYSYAHEDESLRDELAGHLKIMERRNVIRSWHDRRIVPGQKWDTEIDTQLESAELVLLLISADFINSDYIWGYELEVALKRHQDGQASVVPVMLRSVDITDAPFAALQGLPSDLRPVTSWPNRDEAWTDVAKGIRNTVGKIQAGSIHVALSTPIQKTSVGDITGRSTGLITKAGSQSLSERGSDPIVDRIITGFSDRITEAAIARGAHDIDSGKAKQNALSLINATNQKRILWVDDRPDNNRFETAALAKLQIEVVAVTSTKGALARLDKDPEPFDLVLSDWQRPELHLDTVSAGIHLLRQLRKRHLTVPVVFYHGSFDERERVLRRQQAVHEGAFGEAVMPDELFSLIAAALGVE is encoded by the coding sequence ATGGAACCCGTCAATTTATTCTACAGCTATGCCCACGAGGATGAATCACTGCGAGACGAACTGGCCGGCCATCTGAAGATCATGGAACGGCGCAACGTCATTCGCTCGTGGCATGACCGACGTATTGTCCCGGGACAGAAGTGGGATACAGAGATCGATACCCAGCTAGAGAGTGCAGAGCTTGTGTTACTCCTGATCAGCGCAGACTTCATTAACTCCGACTACATCTGGGGATATGAACTTGAGGTAGCCTTGAAGCGCCACCAAGACGGACAAGCGAGCGTGGTGCCAGTTATGCTCCGCTCAGTGGATATCACCGACGCACCTTTCGCGGCCTTGCAAGGCTTGCCGTCAGACCTGCGACCCGTGACGTCTTGGCCCAATCGAGATGAAGCGTGGACGGATGTCGCCAAAGGTATCCGGAATACCGTAGGAAAGATTCAGGCTGGATCGATTCATGTTGCCCTATCGACTCCCATTCAGAAGACATCTGTGGGAGACATAACAGGCAGGTCGACCGGCCTTATCACAAAAGCAGGCTCGCAGAGTCTCTCGGAACGCGGTTCCGACCCAATCGTGGATCGAATCATCACAGGATTCTCAGATCGGATTACAGAGGCGGCTATAGCTCGTGGGGCTCACGATATTGATTCTGGCAAGGCCAAACAAAATGCGCTCTCATTAATCAATGCTACAAATCAAAAGCGTATCCTCTGGGTCGATGACCGTCCCGACAACAATCGATTTGAAACCGCCGCTTTGGCCAAACTCCAAATCGAGGTCGTAGCTGTAACCAGCACAAAGGGTGCGCTCGCACGCCTGGACAAAGACCCAGAACCGTTCGACTTGGTGCTGTCAGACTGGCAACGACCGGAGCTTCATCTTGATACGGTAAGCGCAGGGATTCATCTACTTCGTCAATTACGAAAACGCCACCTCACTGTACCGGTCGTGTTCTATCACGGAAGTTTCGATGAACGGGAACGAGTATTGCGGCGGCAGCAAGCCGTGCATGAAGGCGCATTCGGCGAAGCCGTCATGCCGGATGAATTGTTCAGCTTGATCGCCGCCGCACTTGGAGTGGAGTGA